The window ttaaaaatcatgtttgTTTATGAATTTCGTTTGTGTTTCCTAATTCGTCCCTAACTAATATAGTAAACGTGGCTGCATACGCGCTACTCAAAAGTGTGTGAATTTCTTTTGtcgtattaaaattatttttactaggaagtttcttaccttttctttttctatttaattagtttcGAAATGTGTACTAAATAGTTGCGTGGGCAACACTTTTGTATTATTCACAATATATTTTCGTCATTTAATTTGGGTTTGATCTACTTGACCAAAAACTGATTCTAGTCATGGCACTTATTTCCACCTACCATTCTcccataaacataatattcCACACACAACAATTTCAAAACAGCTGACATTGTTCACAATTTCATTATGAAGCCATAAATTGCAACCTacttttaaatctaaaaaaggcaatattttatttatcaaggTGATCCTAAACATGCCACTTTTGAGAAAATAGCCATGCAACTTGGATTTCCATACTCAtgttaaattcatttattaatatgaATGAGATTAAAGAGTTAAAACAAGTTAATAAAAAGGgaattacataaatattgtGTGTGAAATGCTTGActgaattataaaaataatataataattaaagtatgaaCGCGAAAAATTTGAGGAAAGACCACGTGtttagtattagtattttgGAGGCATTTTCATGCAAATTGTGGAGAAGAAGAACaccgtctctctctctctcctttaAATTGTGAACCCAAATGCTCAAAACAAACTACTCAAATACAAACAATATCTTCTCTCTCATAAccgctctctctctctctctctctccttgaAGCGGCTGATTCAGATCTCGCGATTCGGTTGCGGCAATGGAGTTGCAGACTCAATCGCAGGAGGTCGACGCGCCGACTACCATCACCATCAAGGGGATTTTAGGGCTGTTGATGTCGAATACGGATGCCAAGGAGAACGGGAAGAGAGTCATTTCGCTGGGGATTGGGGATCCCACTGCCTACTCCTGCTTCCACGCTAGTAATGCTGCTCAGGAAGGTGTTGTCGAGGCTCTGCGCTCTGCCAAATTCAACGGCTACGCTCCCACCGCTGGCCTTCCCCAAACCAGAGagtaattttcttcttcttcctcttcctacTTCTAATACTGCTGCTGCTAGCTTCtgcttgtttttgttttttcatcgTGAATTGAGATTTTAAAGTAGTAGATTTCTTCGATTTCgcttttattttgcatttggAGGTAAGGATCTAGATGATGAACTCGGAAATATTCAATTAGTCGGCGTATTTGAACTTAATGCAACCTAACGATGTGTTGATTGGCATGCAATTCGGTGGAATATTAAAATGCGCTTTGTGATTCGGTATTCCTTTGTTTCCGGATTGATGATTCTAGATGACTGATCGAATCTCATCATCTTCAACTTGCttataatttgtatttaatttgcGCTCTACGTGTTTGCGAAAAGTCACTCTCTAATCTGATATATCCATCGCCTCTCCAAAACAGGGCAATCGCGTCGTATTTGTCACGGGATCTCCCCTACCAGCTAGCGGCGGAATCCGTGTATGTCACAGCCGGATGCACGCAAGCGATTGAGATAGCATTGTCCGTTTTGGCTCGCCCCGGTGCTAATATCCTGCTCCCGAGGCCGTGTTTTCCGATTTACGGGCTTTGCGCCTCGTTCAGAAATATTGAAGTCCGCTACTTCGATCTCCACCCCGAGAAGGGATGGGAGGTCGATCTCGACGCAGTGGCAGATTTGGCAGACCACAATACCGTTGCAATGGTGATCATCAACCCAGGGAATCCATGTGGAAACGTGTACTCACACCAGCACCTAAAGAAGGTTGatagatatatatacataacaTACACTATTTGGTTTGTTTTAGTTGATCTGAGATTAGAGTTTGATCTAACTTATGAACTTGAATCAGATTGCTGAGACGGCGAAGAGGCTCGGTATAGTGGTGATAGCTGATGAGGTCTACGGCCATCTGGCTTTCGGGGCTAACCCTTTTGTTCCGATGGGAATATTCGGGTCTATAGCCCCGGTGTTGACGCTTGGATCTTTGTCCAAGAGATGGCTGGTTCCTGGTTGGCGCCTTGGTTGGTTGGTCATCAATGACCCTGATGGCAGCTTGATGAGCCCAAaagtatgttttcttttttaatagtatatggCATATGCCATACATTTACTAAACTAGATAATTAGGCCAAAGCCTTTCTGTGATTAAGAATGTGATTAATGATGTTAGTTTGGTCTAGATCTAGGATATTAATTTGGTCAGTAAATATTGAATGATTTATACCAAGTTACTGATTGGTGCATTTTTTCACAGTTTGTGGAACGCATCAAGAAATACTGTGACATTAACGGAGGTCCGGCTACATTCATACAGGCTGCGGTTCCTGATATTGTTGAGCAAACACAAGAAGTTTTCTTCAGGAAAACAATTAACATACTCAAGCAGACTTCTGATATCTGTTACCAAAAGATTGAAGACATCAATGGCATTACTTGTCCAACAAAGCCTAAAGGAGCAATGGCTTTCATGGTGAGTACTGTAGCACGGCTTGCTACACATTAAAATCCATATTCATCGTGTTCACTTTTCTGATTGCGTTTTGAACATTGTAGGTGAAGCTGAATCTCTCGGTGATGAAAGATATTAGTGATGATATCGACTTCTGTTTCAAGCTGGCCAAAGAGGAATCTGTTATCATTCTTCCAGGTATAGAGATTGTGTATAAATTCGTAGCAATAGTTAGCTAGATAGTGCGTAGAAAGTGAGCTCAAAGTGTTGCTCTTCGTGTTTT is drawn from Salvia hispanica cultivar TCC Black 2014 chromosome 6, UniMelb_Shisp_WGS_1.0, whole genome shotgun sequence and contains these coding sequences:
- the LOC125193857 gene encoding probable aminotransferase TAT2; protein product: MELQTQSQEVDAPTTITIKGILGLLMSNTDAKENGKRVISLGIGDPTAYSCFHASNAAQEGVVEALRSAKFNGYAPTAGLPQTREAIASYLSRDLPYQLAAESVYVTAGCTQAIEIALSVLARPGANILLPRPCFPIYGLCASFRNIEVRYFDLHPEKGWEVDLDAVADLADHNTVAMVIINPGNPCGNVYSHQHLKKIAETAKRLGIVVIADEVYGHLAFGANPFVPMGIFGSIAPVLTLGSLSKRWLVPGWRLGWLVINDPDGSLMSPKFVERIKKYCDINGGPATFIQAAVPDIVEQTQEVFFRKTINILKQTSDICYQKIEDINGITCPTKPKGAMAFMVKLNLSVMKDISDDIDFCFKLAKEESVIILPGIAVGLKNWIRITFAVDVPALEEAMERLKSFCERHSY